One Malania oleifera isolate guangnan ecotype guangnan chromosome 9, ASM2987363v1, whole genome shotgun sequence DNA segment encodes these proteins:
- the LOC131164449 gene encoding uncharacterized protein LOC131164449, which yields MKDGESVTNYCAKTMEISNKMQFHGEKMGDVTIVEKILRSLTPTFDYVVCSIEESKDIDAFSLDELQSSLLVHEQKMNRSSTSKEQALKASTSTHFSNSKGRGDRGNRNSSRLPNEKEKEEQSNFAENKEVETLLMAVQANWEPESDVWYVDMGCSDHMCGSDIEIRTKNGFVETISNVLYVPDLRSNLLSAGQLQEKGYVITIQKGVCEIYDPTRGAIAIVQMSSNRLFPLKIESVQSCLVAEVKDPSWLWHFRYGHLSFGGLKTLQ from the exons ATGAAGGATGGGGAATCTGTCACCAACTATTGTGCCAAGACAATGGAGATCAGCAACAAAATGCAATTTCATGGTGAGAAGATGGGCGATGTCACCATTGTGGAGAAGATATTGCGTTCCCTGACACCAACATTTGATTATGTTGTGTGTTCAATTGAAGAATCGAAAGACATAGATGCATTCTCTCTCGATGAACTGCAGAGCTCCTTGCTGGTCCATGAACAAAAGATGAACCGAAGTTCAACTTCAAAGGAGCAAGCTTTGAAGGCTTCTACCTCTACGCATTTCTCAAACTCTAAAGGAAGGGGAGATCGAGGCAATAGAAATAGCAGCAG GTTGCctaatgaaaaagaaaaggaagagcaATCGAATTTTGCCGAAAATAAGGAAGTGGAAACTTTGTTGATGGCTGTTCAAGCTAATTGGGAACCTGAATCTGATGTTTGGTATGTGGATATGGGCTGCAGTGACCACATGTGTGGAA GTGATATTGAGATCAGAACTAAGAATGGTTTTGTAGAAACAATTTCTAATGTCCTTTACGTTCCTGACTTGAGAAGCAATTTGTTAAGTGCTGGTCAATTGCAAGAAAAGGGATATGTAATCACTATTCAAAAGGGTGTTTGTGAGATTTATGATCCTACTAGAGGAGCTATTGCTATTGTGCAAATGAGTTCAAACAGGTTGTTTCCATTGAAGATTGAAAGTGTGCAATCTTGTTTGGTAGCTGAAGTAAAAGATCCTTCTTGGTTGTGGCATTTTCGTTATGGCCACTTGAGTTTTGGTGGATTGAAGACCCTCCAATAG